In Vibrio sp. FE10, the following are encoded in one genomic region:
- a CDS encoding ChaN family lipoprotein gives MQRIILIGLATLLTACANQPSNNTSQKVANTQTEIVSTFYDYQFASPQGETLSLEALPQQLIDADVVLIGEWHTHSAIHRFQTDFLKARRNTTSNIALSMEQFTREHQDTLNQYLNDEIGEQVLMSQAAAWPNYESDYRALVEFAKTNDVDIIAANAPKPFVQCIGRKGLTYLDQLSSEQRNWVASEVDTGDSPYKEKFMASMHHGTPEQTEKQFAAQVTWDETMAESIVDYLASNPNQQVIHVAGKFHTEGGLGTAASILRRNSDLKVAVISPVDEFSSDTNDYQLKVLSPPARFVQKENRMKAYKHLSKRGSDLKCD, from the coding sequence ATGCAACGTATTATTCTTATCGGATTAGCAACCCTGCTCACGGCTTGTGCTAATCAACCTTCAAACAACACTTCTCAAAAAGTGGCTAACACGCAAACGGAAATCGTTTCCACATTCTATGATTACCAGTTTGCTTCTCCACAAGGCGAAACGTTGTCTCTCGAGGCCTTACCTCAACAGTTGATTGACGCTGATGTGGTTCTTATTGGCGAATGGCACACTCATTCGGCAATCCATCGTTTTCAAACCGACTTCTTAAAAGCACGCCGCAACACCACATCAAACATCGCGCTTTCAATGGAACAGTTCACCCGAGAGCATCAAGACACATTGAACCAATATCTAAATGATGAGATTGGCGAACAAGTTCTTATGTCTCAAGCGGCTGCTTGGCCAAATTACGAAAGTGATTACCGCGCGTTAGTTGAGTTCGCTAAAACCAACGACGTCGATATCATTGCAGCAAACGCACCAAAGCCGTTTGTACAATGTATTGGCCGTAAAGGGTTAACTTATCTAGATCAGCTATCTTCAGAGCAACGAAACTGGGTTGCATCCGAAGTCGATACTGGCGATAGCCCTTACAAAGAAAAATTCATGGCTTCCATGCATCACGGCACACCAGAGCAAACCGAAAAGCAGTTTGCCGCTCAGGTAACGTGGGACGAAACCATGGCTGAATCGATTGTTGATTACCTCGCATCGAACCCCAATCAGCAAGTGATTCATGTCGCGGGCAAATTCCACACCGAAGGTGGTTTAGGCACTGCGGCTTCTATTTTGCGTCGTAACTCTGATTTAAAGGTGGCCGTTATCAGCCCAGTTGACGAATTCTCATCGGATACTAATGATTACCAGCTCAAAGTACTTTCTCCACCCGCTCGCTTTGTTCAAAAAGAGAACCGAATGAAGGCATACAAGCACCTATCTAAGCGCGGCTCCGATCTCAAGTGCGACTAA
- a CDS encoding BCCT family transporter, with amino-acid sequence MKNSFALIDKPTFFGAIALLLTIIFPLIMFPTQGADWIAVAKTFMTDQLGFLYLALGLAACAFMVYVVFSDMGQIKLGEADEEPEFKTASWAAMLFCGGIGASILYWGCIEWAYYYQSPPFQLEPGSEEAVRWAATYGLFHWGPIAWSIYLIPAIPIAYFFYVRKQPVLKISSALMPVLGEHHSRGVAGKVVDILFIFGLLGGAATTLGLAAPLITEGLNHLFGLPKNNVTQVMVLLVCTAIFAYSSYAGLEKGIKILSNINFWGAMGLLIFVLIAGPTIFMLETGLDSIGRLLSNFFVMATWAEPFGGYGTFENTHFPQDWTIFYWAWWLVFAPSMGLFVARISRGRTIKQMVSGSIFFGSLGCFLFFMILGNYGLSLQLSGELDVVAILNEEGATKAIFSMLAQLPMSTLVIAVFTLLCIIFTATTFDSISYILASVVQNNVTEEPMRWNRMFWAFTLSFLPTILMFLGGLSTLQTAAIVGGLPLLAISVMLMISAVRATSLDLRHQENYIEPTINIEELPDMDPWSAEGMALAQFEKEKDAAQDAAELEREAYKALADVKKEIRAYVLEQGAQMETHELPENLQQALEQAENNLSTAQAKKVELSEQAQKARVAFNQVVAELPLA; translated from the coding sequence GTGAAAAACTCTTTTGCGCTTATTGATAAGCCAACCTTTTTTGGTGCGATAGCACTCCTACTCACGATCATCTTCCCGCTGATTATGTTCCCGACGCAAGGAGCAGACTGGATTGCGGTAGCTAAAACATTTATGACAGACCAACTTGGTTTCTTGTACCTAGCGCTTGGACTCGCAGCTTGTGCCTTCATGGTTTACGTTGTGTTCAGTGACATGGGACAAATTAAACTGGGTGAAGCTGATGAAGAACCTGAATTCAAAACCGCATCATGGGCAGCAATGCTTTTCTGTGGTGGTATCGGGGCGAGTATCTTGTACTGGGGTTGTATTGAGTGGGCTTACTACTATCAATCACCGCCTTTCCAACTAGAACCTGGCAGTGAAGAAGCCGTTCGTTGGGCTGCGACCTATGGTTTGTTCCACTGGGGTCCGATTGCTTGGTCTATTTACCTAATCCCTGCGATTCCTATTGCCTACTTTTTCTATGTACGTAAACAACCTGTACTAAAAATTTCTAGTGCATTGATGCCAGTACTAGGTGAACACCATAGCCGCGGTGTTGCCGGTAAAGTGGTCGATATCCTATTTATCTTCGGCCTACTAGGTGGTGCTGCGACAACATTAGGTTTAGCTGCCCCTCTTATTACTGAAGGTCTTAACCATCTATTCGGCTTGCCAAAAAATAACGTAACTCAAGTTATGGTGCTTCTGGTTTGTACTGCGATATTCGCATACTCATCGTATGCAGGTTTGGAAAAAGGCATCAAGATCCTCAGCAACATCAACTTCTGGGGCGCAATGGGACTATTAATATTCGTCCTAATCGCTGGCCCAACGATTTTCATGCTTGAAACAGGCTTAGACTCGATTGGTCGCCTATTGTCTAACTTCTTCGTGATGGCAACATGGGCTGAACCATTCGGCGGCTACGGTACGTTTGAAAACACGCACTTCCCACAAGATTGGACTATTTTCTACTGGGCATGGTGGCTAGTTTTCGCACCGAGCATGGGCCTGTTTGTTGCGCGTATCTCTCGCGGCAGAACCATTAAACAAATGGTGTCAGGCTCTATCTTCTTTGGTTCATTAGGCTGTTTCTTATTCTTCATGATCTTAGGTAACTACGGTTTATCCCTACAGTTATCTGGTGAGCTAGATGTCGTTGCAATCCTAAACGAAGAAGGCGCAACCAAAGCTATCTTCTCGATGTTGGCACAATTGCCGATGAGCACATTAGTGATCGCTGTGTTCACCTTGCTGTGTATTATTTTCACTGCAACAACGTTCGACTCGATCTCTTACATTTTGGCGTCAGTAGTACAAAACAACGTAACGGAAGAGCCAATGCGTTGGAACCGAATGTTCTGGGCATTTACCCTATCATTCCTACCGACGATTCTAATGTTCCTTGGTGGTTTAAGTACGCTTCAAACGGCTGCGATTGTTGGTGGCTTACCGCTACTGGCTATCTCTGTGATGTTGATGATCTCAGCCGTTCGTGCAACGAGCCTCGATTTGCGTCACCAAGAGAATTATATCGAGCCAACGATTAACATCGAAGAGCTGCCAGACATGGATCCATGGTCGGCAGAAGGTATGGCATTGGCACAGTTCGAGAAAGAAAAAGATGCAGCACAAGATGCAGCAGAACTTGAACGTGAGGCTTATAAAGCCCTTGCCGATGTGAAGAAAGAAATCCGCGCTTATGTTCTTGAACAAGGTGCGCAAATGGAAACACATGAGCTTCCTGAAAACCTACAACAAGCACTTGAGCAGGCTGAAAACAACCTAAGCACAGCTCAAGCGAAAAAAGTTGAGTTATCAGAGCAAGCTCAGAAAGCTCGAGTCGCGTTCAATCAGGTGGTTGCTGAACTGCCACTTGCTTGA